The Anopheles gambiae chromosome 2, idAnoGambNW_F1_1, whole genome shotgun sequence genomic sequence CGTTCGGCTATCATTCGCTGGGGGAAATGTTTTGCGCGGCGCATATGAGCGTATCGTGGATGTCCTTCGCGTAGCCGATCTGCAGCTTCACCACCTCCAGGTACTGATTGTACGTGAGTGCGTTCGTTTCCGGCAGTGGTGGCTGGCTCGTGGCCACCGGAATGGGAAGATACTGCTGCGACGAGGTACACTGCTGCATACACAGTTTGGTCGTTTTCTGGGGAGAGGCGAACGGAATGGGAAGAATAAACGATATTGCTCCATCGAAACATTTTCCTCCTCCCATTACTCACCAAATTCAGCTCGATTTGGTCACAAATCGAATAAAACTCCTCCAAGTGCTTATCAAACCGAGGGGCATTGTTCAGGTCTACCGTTTTCCTGCCGTGTGAAAAAGGAAACTGTCATGAGAATCGGGCGCCATCTAAGCAACCGAAGGAACTTACGATCCTGCATCGGCCAGTGTGTTTTGCTGGATGAGCTGGGCAGCTGTTTTGATCGTAGTAGACAGGGCGTCGCGAAGCGGTCCGACCAGAACCTTCACTTTGGAAATGTTGTCCACCTTCTCGGTTTGCTGTGCTTGCTGCTGGGCGGATTggctgtgctgctgttgctgctgctgctgttgctgaacttgctgctgttgctgctgtacttgctgttgttgcacctgctgttgctggacttgttgctgctgcacttgctgctgctgggcttGCTGCATCTGAGGCGACTGCATCATCCCGGGCGCTACACCGACTCCTCCCGGTCCGGGCATACCAACGCCACCGACACCACCCGGACCGCCGGGTACACCGACACCCTGCTGCTGCATCATCATGCCCATTTGGTTCATCATTTTGGAGAGCGTTTTAAACCGGTAGAGCCACGTTTTACAGGTGAGTTTGAGCACGAAATGTACGTTTTATCACACGGAAGTCTTTGTTGGCTTGTGGGCAGTCGATTGACGAGGTTATTTATTGTAAACAAAGTCAAGATGAATAGATTTTGACGCGAAGGCACGGTGTAGAA encodes the following:
- the LOC1281934 gene encoding mediator of RNA polymerase II transcription subunit 29, with product MMNQMGMMMQQQGVGVPGGPGGVGGVGMPGPGGVGVAPGMMQSPQMQQAQQQQVQQQQVQQQQVQQQQVQQQQQQVQQQQQQQQQHSQSAQQQAQQTEKVDNISKVKVLVGPLRDALSTTIKTAAQLIQQNTLADAGSKTVDLNNAPRFDKHLEEFYSICDQIELNLKTTKLCMQQCTSSQQYLPIPVATSQPPLPETNALTYNQYLEVVKLQIGYAKDIHDTLICAAQNISPSE